AGGCTAAGCACCGCGACGGCTGATGTCTGCTGATCCACGGCGAAGAGCACAAAGCTGCGATGCCCCGCCGGATACTGGAAACGGGCTCACAGAGCGCGGGACGATGTGACAACGGCGTTCTCACAGCAGCACCGGACGTGCGCCTGTGGAGCCTGGGTACTCGCCACGTGAGCCGAAGGCGCGTGGTGTGTGAGGAGGGCGCGATGGACACACGGCAACTGGATGCGAAGACCGCCGCCGCGCTGGTCGGCGAGGCCGTGTTCGCCCCTTCCATGCACAATGCGCAGCCATGGCGCTTCCGCTACGTGGCTCGTGATCGTGCTCTCTTGTTGCTTGCCGATCTTGACCGGGCCATGACTCGCTCCGACCCGGGGAACCGGGCGCTGCACATCGGCTGTGGAGCGGCACTGTTCAATCTCCGCGTCGCTGCGGCCCATGCCGGGTTCACCTCGGTGGTTCGGCTGCTGCCGGATCCCGTTGAGCCGCTGTTGCTCGCTGCTGTCCAGCTGGGCGAGGCCCGCCGTCCCACGACAGATGAGGACGACCTTGCGCGCCTGCATCCCGCGATCCGCGAGCGGCACACCAGCCGGCACCCCTTCGACGAAAAGGACATCCCCGAGGACGTCCGGGCCGCCTTGCAGAAAGCGGCCAACGTCGAGGGAGCCGAGCTGCTGTTCCCCGGCCCCTGGCACGTGGAAACCGTGCTGGACCTGGTCCACGACGCGGAGAGCCGCGACGCCCTGAACCCCGCGGGCATGGAGGATCTGCACCGCTGGACCCGGCTCGGCCCAGAAGCGGACGTCGCCACCGACGGCGTCCCGGAGTACGCGTTCGGGCCCCGGATGCGCGACGGCAAGGCTCCGCTGCGCGACTTCGCCGGTCGTCGCCCGGTGGCCGACCGCGGAGCCACCGCCTTCGAGAAGAATCCGCACCTGGCGCTGCTCAGCACACCAGGAGATGCCCCCGCCGACTGGCTGTGCGCGGGCCAGGCACTGGAACGCGTCCTTCTGGAGGCGACCCTCACAGGGCTCGCCACCTCCCTGACCTCCCACGCTCTGGAGAGCCCGGACCTGCGCCTGCTGGCCCGCGAACCGGTGGCTGGCAGAGGCCACGTACAGATGGTGCTGCGCCTCGGCTACGGGCCACAGGGGCCCGCTACGCCACGCCGCCCTGTTCGTGACGTCCTCGAAGTCGTCTAGGAATCTGGCCGGGTAAAGGCACTTGCCTCTTTTCGGAGGCTACTTCGGCTGTGCGTCTCGCCTCCGTGCCAGGGACCTCAGTCGGCCCAGGAACGACGGAACCGCCATGGGCCTATTGGCGCGATCTTGGATGCGGTGCCGTCGGCCGTGGTCTCGTCGTTATACACCGACAGAGACCACGGAATGTGGGAGAGCGGGACGGTGAGAGGATGCGAGGGTGACGGCAAGAACCAGTGATATCGAGAAGGCGGCCGGTGCACTGCGCGCCGGCGGGCTGGTGGCCTTCCCGACCGAGACCGTCTACGGTCTGGGCGCGAACGCCGAGGATCCCGCCGCTGTCTCGCGGATCTTCCAGGTCAAGGGGCGTCCGCCCTCCCACCCGCTGATCGTCCACATCGGCGGCGCGGAGCACCTGGACGACTGGGTCAAGGACGTGCCGGCGACGGCACGCCTGTTGGCCGAACGCTTCTGGCCGGGGCCACTCACGCTGGTCCTGCGGCGCGGTCGCCGGGTGCCCCTCGAAGCGACGGGAGGCCTTGAAACGGTCGCTGTGCGCGTGCCCGACCACCCCGTCGCACTCGCGCTGTTGGCGGCGTTCGGCGGCGGTGTCACGGCCCCGTCCGCCAACCGCTTCGGCCAGGTCAGCCCCACCAGGGCGCACCACGTCCGTGCCGAGCTTGGTGATGCCGTCGACTTCGTGTTGGACGGCGGCCCCTGCGAGGTCGGCGTCGAGTCGACCATCGTCGACGCCACGGGCGAGCTCCCGAGCATCCTGCGGCCTGGCGGGGTGACGCGCGAGGAACTCGAAGCGGTGCTGGGCGGCCCGCTCGCTGTGGACTCGACGAGCCGTGTCCGGGTGCCTGGCCAGCATCCGTCGCACTATGCGCCGCGTGCGCGGGTCGTCCTCGTCGAGCCCGAGAAGGTCGTCACCGAAGCGGAGATTGCGCAGGAGCTGGGGCACCAGGTGGGCGTCTTTCTTCCCACCTCTTTCGCCTATGCCCCGGTCAAGGCGCACGCCGTGGTGGCGGTCCCCGCTTCGATGGCCGCCTATGCGCGCGGGCTGTACGGATACCTTCGCGAGCTCGACCAGCAAGGGTGCGACCTCATCATCGCCTCCGTGCCCGCGGAGGAGGGACTGGGACTGGCGATCGCCAACCGGCTCCGCCGCGCCGCAGGGCCCCGGCCCGCCGACTGAAAAGCACCGATGCCGTCCGATGATCCTGTCGAACGCCCACCGCGCCCCGGAAACACGGCGTAGTCGGCGATGGCCGTGGCGCTGACCTGGCCCTGGCACAGCGCCAAGGGCGGCACAGGGTCTGCCGGACCGAACGTCCCCAGAGCGCGGTGCCCGTCCGGTCCGGCAGTCCCCGCCGGACGGGTGATCTTAGCCGGTGTGGGCGTGCTTGTCCCTGGCTAGGCCGGAGGGCTCCCCAGCCCGGCACGATTCGCAGCCCCCACGCCAGGTCGGCGCGGGGGAGGCTGCTGGACGGGTGATCGGCTCCGTGAACCACCGAGAGATGTCCCTCCGCGGATGATCAGAGCTGTGAGCCCGATGGTTCCTTCATCCACGTATCACGCTGAACGACCGTGGTCGGGCGCTCAGGATGCGGCGGGGACCGCCGCATCGAGGCCGCGAGAGGCAACGAGCTGTGCGCTGCCGTCGGCCAGGCGGTAGCACAGGCCCACCACGGCGGCCTGGCCGGTGGCGACCTTCTCGGCGAGGACCCGGGAGCGGTCCAGCAGCAGGTCGACGGTGTGCCTTGTGTGCTCGGCGAGGATCTCCTCGGGCTCGATGCGTCCGGCGGCCCGCGCGGCCAGCACGCTGGGGGTGACCCGCTCGATGACGTCCCGGACGTACCCGGCCGGTGTCATGCCTTCCTCCAGCGCGGCGCACGCCGCGCCGACCGCCCCGCACGAGTCGTGACCGAGCACCACGACCAGCGGGCAGCCCAGGATGTCCACGCCGTACTCGATGCTGCCCAGCACCTCCGGCCCCAGGACGTGGCCCGCGGTGCGTACCACGAACAGGTCGCCCAAGCCGCGATCGAAGATGATCTCGGCGGCCAGCCGGGAGTCGGAGCACCCAAACAGCACGGCGAAGGGCTGCTGGGCCGGTGCGATCTCGGCGCGGCGAGTGGCGTCCTGGTTCGGGTGCTCGGGGGAGCCGGTGACGAAGCGCCGGTTACCGGTCAGTAGTAGCTCGAAGGCGTCGCGGGGCGTCGGGCTCTGGATCTCGCTCATGGCTGCAAGGCTAGGACCCCGCGCCGGCTGGCGAACCGCTTGGCTCCGCCGCGGCTCGCCGGGCAAGGCCACGCTGGTGGCTCGGCCCCGGAGGCCAGCGGCCCTCTTGCAGGACCGCGGAAAACATAACGGGGGGCACATCCAGGCCGCGGGCCCGGGGCGGCCTCGATGCCGGATCGCAGTGCACGGCGCAACCGCCCTGCCTCGCACTGCCTCTTCCGCGCTCGCACCGAGACGGTTGAGTACCCGGCGGATCTGAGCGACCGCCGTACGGCAACGGGTTCACGCCAGGCGCTGACTGCCCGGGCGCTGGCCTGTGGTCAGGGCTTTTCTGCTTCATCGGGCTCGGGAGGCGGTGGGGCCAGGAGGCCCTCATAGGCGTCCATCCCGAAGAGGAGCAGCAACATCGCGATTGGCGTGCACAGGGCGATCAAGAGCACGGTGCCTCCCAGGGGGAGCGCGAACGAGCTATCTGCCTGTGTTTCGCGGGCGCCGTGCCGCGAAGCACTCCTCAGTGTGGGGCCGAATGGGGTAATGCGCATGTTGACCGCCTGCACCTCCCCGTCGGCCCGCGGCGAGGCGTAGGCCGCCCGGCCCGGACTCTTTCCTTTGCAAGCTGACGAGCAATTCGGGTGTGTGCTGCTCGACCAACGATCTTCCCGGGAACCCGACGCGGCACTTCACCCCTGTGCTGGCCCGCCATGATCAATCTCAGCGCCAACAATGGTTCCATTGGCCAGTCTCGGGGCCGTCAGCCACCCAGGAACCCCTGAGCGTCAACGACCGTGTCGAAGACTCGCAGAACCTGATCTGCCCCCGTCATCTGCAGGACGCACCGCAGAGTCGCCGGGACGCACGCCAGCACCAGCACCACGCCGTGGGCCTCGGCTTCACCGCGGGCCCAGAGCAGGACACTCAGTCCCGCCGAATCACAGAACGACACCCCGGTCAGTTCCAGGATGACGAACCGGTCAGCGCCCGCGATCACCTGGCGCAACCGTTCACGGACCCAGGGCTGCGTGAGATAGTCCATCGCGCCGTTGATCCGCGCAACCGACCCATGGCTGTCCACGGTTGTTTCGGATGAGGGAACATCGTTCACGACGCGTACCAAACCGTCTCACCAGGGGCGTAGAGCTCTGCGGAGCCTATCTGCCGTCATCGGCCGTCCCGTTAGCGACCAGCGTGACACACCAGACCAGCACACGGCCTTCACCAACGAACATCGCGTCGAGAGCAGGGCGTTGGCAGAGCCACGGGGTCGGTCGGCATGTGAACAGGGACGTCCGGCCCTGCCTGCACCGCCTCCTCACGAGTTCACTGACGGTTACAGGTGCCGACCGCATCCCGTCGGCGCTGTGCCGTGCGCACACCGCTGCCGCCTCATGGGCGGGGCCGCTGCACGGCTGTTGACCACAGTCGGCCGCCCGTGGCAGTGGGTGGCAGAACGGAGGGACGTCATGACCGACGCTCCGCAGCAGTCCCGGGCCTACCTCGTTGGCGGCGGTATCGCCTCCCTGGCAGCCGCCGCCTTCCTGATACGCGACGGCGGCTTCCCCGGCCAGAACATCCACATTCTCGAGGAACTCCCGGTCGCAGGTGGCTCCATGGACGGCCGCGCTGAGCCCGCCGGATACGTCACCCGGGGCGGCCGCATGCTGGAGGACGAGGCCTACACGTGCCTGTGGAACCTCCTGGAGACCATCCCCACCCATACCGACGAGACCGTGTCGGTGCGCGAGGAGATCCACGAATTCAACGCCAAGTGGCCCACCGATGCCAAGGCCCGTCTGATCGGCAAGGGCGCCGAGATCCTTGACGCCTCCGACTACGGCCTCGACACCCGGGACCGCATGGAGCTGACCCGGCTGCTCGTGCTCCCGGAGGCGGTGATCGGGGCGCGCCGGATCGAGGACTTCTTCTCCCCGCACTTCTTCGAGACCAACTTCTGGGCGATGTGGCGTACCACGTTCGCCTTCCAGAACTGGCACAGTGCCATCGAGCTCAGGCGCTACTTCCTGCGTTTCATGCAGGAGTTCCCGCGCATGCACACCCTGGCGGGCGTGCGCCGCACCCGGCTCAACCAATACGACTCGATCATCCGCCCGCTTGAGGCCTGGCTGGAGGCGCGCGGCGTTCGCTTCGAGCACGGCGTGCGGGTCACCGACGTCGACTTCGTCACCGAGGAGGACGGCAGCCGGCGGGTGCGACGCCTCCATGTCGACCGTGCCGGGTATCCGGACGCGTACGACCTCGGCGATGCCGACTACGCGTTCCTCACCCTCGGCTCGATGACCGCCGACGCAGCCTACGGCAGTGACGACACCGCACCCGAGCTGATCCGTGACAAGCGTGACGGCGGATGGCGGCTGTGGGAGACGATCGCTGCCAAGGCGGACGACTTCGGGCGCCCGGCTGCCTTCTACGGCAACGTGGACGAGGCGAAGTGGGAGTCGTTCACCTTGACCATGCGCAGCCCTCTGCTCCTGCACCGCATCGAGGAGTTGTCCGGCAACCTCCCCGGCACCGGCGCGCTGATGACGTTCAAGGACTCCAACTGGCTGATGTCCATTGTCGTACCGCACGCGCCGCACTTCGAGGGACAGCCCGAGGACGTCTACACCCTGTGGGGCTACGGGCTCTTCGTCGACAACGAGGGCGACTTCGTCGGCAAGACGATGGCCGAGGCCACCGGCCGGGAGATCCTCACCGAACTGCTCAACCACCTCGGCCTGTGGGACATCGAGGAGCAGGTCGCGGCGACGACGACGGTGATCCCGGTGATGCTGCCCTACATCACCAGCCAGTTCGCCCCGCGCACCACACACGACCGACCGCTGGTCATTCCGCGTGGCGCCGCGAACTTCGCCTTCCTCGGCCAGTTCACGGAGATCCCGGAGGACGTCGTCTTCACGGTCGAGTACTCCGTCCGTGGCGCCATGCACGCCGTCTACGGCCTGCTCGGCCTCGACCGCGAGATCCCTGGCATCTACCACGCCCTCGCCGACCCGAAGACGGCCATCGGCG
This genomic interval from Streptomyces sp. NBC_00557 contains the following:
- a CDS encoding Acg family FMN-binding oxidoreductase; the protein is MDTRQLDAKTAAALVGEAVFAPSMHNAQPWRFRYVARDRALLLLADLDRAMTRSDPGNRALHIGCGAALFNLRVAAAHAGFTSVVRLLPDPVEPLLLAAVQLGEARRPTTDEDDLARLHPAIRERHTSRHPFDEKDIPEDVRAALQKAANVEGAELLFPGPWHVETVLDLVHDAESRDALNPAGMEDLHRWTRLGPEADVATDGVPEYAFGPRMRDGKAPLRDFAGRRPVADRGATAFEKNPHLALLSTPGDAPADWLCAGQALERVLLEATLTGLATSLTSHALESPDLRLLAREPVAGRGHVQMVLRLGYGPQGPATPRRPVRDVLEVV
- a CDS encoding L-threonylcarbamoyladenylate synthase — its product is MTARTSDIEKAAGALRAGGLVAFPTETVYGLGANAEDPAAVSRIFQVKGRPPSHPLIVHIGGAEHLDDWVKDVPATARLLAERFWPGPLTLVLRRGRRVPLEATGGLETVAVRVPDHPVALALLAAFGGGVTAPSANRFGQVSPTRAHHVRAELGDAVDFVLDGGPCEVGVESTIVDATGELPSILRPGGVTREELEAVLGGPLAVDSTSRVRVPGQHPSHYAPRARVVLVEPEKVVTEAEIAQELGHQVGVFLPTSFAYAPVKAHAVVAVPASMAAYARGLYGYLRELDQQGCDLIIASVPAEEGLGLAIANRLRRAAGPRPAD
- a CDS encoding carbonic anhydrase: MSEIQSPTPRDAFELLLTGNRRFVTGSPEHPNQDATRRAEIAPAQQPFAVLFGCSDSRLAAEIIFDRGLGDLFVVRTAGHVLGPEVLGSIEYGVDILGCPLVVVLGHDSCGAVGAACAALEEGMTPAGYVRDVIERVTPSVLAARAAGRIEPEEILAEHTRHTVDLLLDRSRVLAEKVATGQAAVVGLCYRLADGSAQLVASRGLDAAVPAAS
- a CDS encoding STAS domain-containing protein, which produces MNDVPSSETTVDSHGSVARINGAMDYLTQPWVRERLRQVIAGADRFVILELTGVSFCDSAGLSVLLWARGEAEAHGVVLVLACVPATLRCVLQMTGADQVLRVFDTVVDAQGFLGG
- a CDS encoding oleate hydratase; its protein translation is MTDAPQQSRAYLVGGGIASLAAAAFLIRDGGFPGQNIHILEELPVAGGSMDGRAEPAGYVTRGGRMLEDEAYTCLWNLLETIPTHTDETVSVREEIHEFNAKWPTDAKARLIGKGAEILDASDYGLDTRDRMELTRLLVLPEAVIGARRIEDFFSPHFFETNFWAMWRTTFAFQNWHSAIELRRYFLRFMQEFPRMHTLAGVRRTRLNQYDSIIRPLEAWLEARGVRFEHGVRVTDVDFVTEEDGSRRVRRLHVDRAGYPDAYDLGDADYAFLTLGSMTADAAYGSDDTAPELIRDKRDGGWRLWETIAAKADDFGRPAAFYGNVDEAKWESFTLTMRSPLLLHRIEELSGNLPGTGALMTFKDSNWLMSIVVPHAPHFEGQPEDVYTLWGYGLFVDNEGDFVGKTMAEATGREILTELLNHLGLWDIEEQVAATTTVIPVMLPYITSQFAPRTTHDRPLVIPRGAANFAFLGQFTEIPEDVVFTVEYSVRGAMHAVYGLLGLDREIPGIYHALADPKTAIGVLKAALA